One region of Zingiber officinale cultivar Zhangliang chromosome 7B, Zo_v1.1, whole genome shotgun sequence genomic DNA includes:
- the LOC122006383 gene encoding probable folate-biopterin transporter 6, producing the protein MRSRHKSPPIRRRTLNPKSTSLATSCEFVIIPNSAPMDSETQDLVEKTPAATKAEGLKCGDGGAGALSRMVVEPAEWIRMLCRELNGSFVFGVVVVYGLSQGFASSFFRVVSDYYWKDVQRVQPSAVQFFIGLYYLPWIMKPVWGLLTDVVPVRGYRRRPYFIAAGVLGVAATFVVATFERLAVAAALLCLVGMMAGVAIADVTIDACIARNSIERPGLAADMQSLCGFVSSAGALVGFSTSGVFVHLLGAQGALGLMALPATLLIILGFVIYEHKNAHLSAKPKVWETGKEAIGGMARTIQFPTVWKPSLYMFLSLALSISTHEGQFYWYTDRRAGPAFSQEFVGMIYAIGATASMVGVLIYHKLLKHLPFRRLIFFAQLLYGVSGMLDLAFVLRWNLKLRLPDAAFVVLEECVSRVISRLRWMPMMVLSTRLCPRGIEGTFFALLMCIDSLGTLTSKTAGGLLLHFFSVTRTDFRRLWLVLLLRNLLRIATLGLIFLVPSADPNDALLPPELMLPSDAPRHNSGGAEEEALQLAELTDDTDTGGEKV; encoded by the exons ATGCGAAGTCGTCACAAATCTCCACCGATTCGTCGACGGACGCTAAATCCCAAGTCAACATCTCTTGCCACTTCATGTGAGTTCGTCATCATTCCCAATTCAGCCCCAATGGATTCGGAGACGCAGGACCTAGTGGAGAAGACGCCGGCGGCGACGAAGGCAGAAGGGTTGAAGTGCGGCGATGGTGGTGCCGGGGCTCTGTCCAGGATGGTGGTGGAGCCGGCGGAGTGGATCCGGATGCTGTGCCGGGAGCTGAACGGCAGCTTCGTGTTCGGGGTGGTGGTGGTGTACGGCCTCAGTCAGGGCTTCGCCAGCTCCTTCTTCCGCGTGGTGTCTGATTACTACTGGAAGGACGTGCAGAGGGTTCAGCCGTCGGCGGTGCAGTTCTTCATTGGCCTCTACTACCTCCCCTGGATCATGAAGCCCGTATGGGGCCTCCTCACCGACGTCGTTCCCGTCCGTGGTTACCGCCGCCGCCCCTACTTTATCGCCGCGG GCGTTCTCGGAGTGGCGGCGACGTTCGTGGTGGCGACGTTCGAGCGGCTGGCGGTGGCGGCTGCGCTGCTGTGCCTGGTGGGGATGATGGCGGGGGTGGCGATTGCGGATGTGACCATCGACGCGTGCATCGCGAGGAACAGCATCGAGCGGCCGGGGCTGGCAGCGGACATGCAGAGTCTGTGCGGGTTCGTGTCCTCGGCGGGGGCGCTCGTCGGGTTCTCCACCAGCGGCGTCTTCGTCCACCTCCTCGGAGCTCAG GGAGCGCTGGGGCTGATGGCGTTGCCGGCGACGCTGCTGATCATTCTCGGATTCGTCATCTACGAACACAAGAACGCCCACCTCTCAGCGAAGCCAAAG GTGTGGGAGACGGGGAAGGAAGCGATCGGAGGAATGGCGAGAACGATCCAATTTCCGACGGTTTGGAAGCCGTCGCTTTACATGTTCTTGAGTCTGGCGCTCAGCATCAGCACCCATGAAGGCCAATTCTATTGGTACACCGATCGCCGTGCAGGACCAGCCTTTTCCCAGGAGTTCGTGGGGATGATCTACGCGATCGGGGCGACGGCGTCGATGGTCGGCGTCCTCATCTACCACAAGCTGCTGAAGCACCTCCCCTTCCGGCGCCTCATCTTCTTCGCGCAGCTCCTCTACGGCGTCTCCGGCATGCTCGACCTCGCCTTCGTCCTCCGCTGGAACCTCAAACTCCGCCTCCCCGACGCCGCCTTCGTGGTCCTCGAGGAGTGCGTCTCCCGCGTCATCAGCCGCCTCCGGTGGATGCCGATGATGGTGCTCAGCACCCGCCTCTGCCCCCGCGGCATCGAGGGCACCTTCTTCGCCCTCCTCATGTGTATCGACAGCCTCGGCACCCTCACCTCCAAGACCGCCGGCGGCCtcctcctccacttcttctccgtCACCCGCACCGACTTCCGCCGCCTCTGGCTCGTTCTCCTCCTCCGCAACCTCCTGCGGATCGCCACGCTGGGGCTCATCTTTCTCGTGCCCAGCGCCGACCCGAACGACGCGCTGCTGCCGCCGGAGCTCATGCTGCCTTCGGATGCCCCTCGTCACAATTCCGGCGGCGCAGAGGAGGAGGCCTTGCAGTTGGCGGAGCTCACGGATGACACTGATACCGGCGGCGAAAAAGTGTGA
- the LOC122006384 gene encoding callose synthase 5-like, translated as MGGGEQASASEMPAVGLVPGPPGLMRRASTRNPTTATFSMEVFDNEVVPASLDSITPVLRVASKIEAERPRVAYLCRFYAFEKAHRLDPSSTGRGVRQFKTALLQRLERDNGTSLSRRVKKSDAREIQSFYQQYYEQYVRALDRGEQADRAQLGKAYQTANILFEVLCAVNKSEKVEEVAPEIIAAARDVQEKTEIYVPYNILPLDAAGASQCIMQLEEIKAAVAALKNTRGLNWPSVGQQKEKTGELDLLDWLRVTFGFQRDNVRNQREHLILLLANLHIRLSPKPEPIHKLDNRAVDAVMNKIFKNYKSWCKFLGKKHSLRLAQSLQPQEIQQRKILYMGLFLLIWGEAANLRFMPECLSYIFHNMAYELHGLLGGNVSVVTGENVRSSYGGDDEAFLKKVISPIYRVIEKEVQRSNNGKAPHSAWCNYDDLNEYFWSADCFSLGWPMRDDGEFFKSIRQSKPTVQVGRSSKKLPNKSTGKENFVETRTFWNIFRSFSRMWTFYVIALQAMIIMAWSGYSPAQIFQKDMLYSLSSIFITAALLHLLKCILDLILNFPGYHRRKFTDILRNVLKILVSLAWSIVLLLCYIDSSQINLPLGGILQYLHQIKGIPPLYTMAVALYVLPNVLTGMLFLFPMLRRWIENSEWGIVRMLLWWSQPRIYVGRGMHESQLVLFKYTLFWVLLLSSKFAFSYFLQIQPLIKPTKDIMNVHNVHFAWHDFFPQAPGNLGAIIALWVPVILVYFMDTQIWYAIFSTLYGGVSGAFGRLGEIRTLGMLRSRFHSLPGAFNTCLVPSEKVRHKGFSLSRRFAEASPSKRTEAAKFAQLWNEVICSFREEDLISDREMDLLLVPYSSDPSLKVIQWPPFLLSGKIPVALDTAAQFQAKDSDLWKRICVDEYMKCAVIECYESFKLILNLLVVGENEKRIIGIIIKEIEANIEKNTFLSNFRMNALPTLCKKFVELLDILKEGDASKRDTVVLLLQDMLEVVSRDMMVNEIHELVELGHGNKDSVPRRQLFAGTGSKPAILFPPLLNPHWEEQIKRLYLLLTVKEYAIDVPTNLEARRRIAFFTNSLFMDMPRAPRVRKMLSFSVMTPYYSEEIVFSKSDLDLENEDGISIIFYLQKIYPDEWNNFMERINCKRESEVWSNEENVLQLRHWASLRGQTLCRTVRGMMYYRRALKLQAFLDMAQESEILEGYKAFTDPMEEENKSQRSLFSQLDAIADMKFTYVATCQIYGNQKRSGDRRATDILNLMVNYPSLRVAYIDEVEERYSDKVQKVYYSVLVKAVDNRDQEIYRIKLPGAAKIGEGKPENQNHAIIFTRGEALQAIDMNQDNYLEEAFKMRNLLEEFNEDHGLRQPTILGVREHIFTGSVSSLAWFMSNQETSFVTIGQRVLANPLKVRFHYGHPDVFDRIFHITRGGISKASRGINLSEDIFAGFNSTLRRGNITHHEYIQVGKGRDVGLNQISLFEAKVACGNGEQILSRDIYRLGHRFDFFRMLSCYFTTVGFYISSMMVVIIVYAFLYGRLYLSLSGLEDAIMKQARKIGNTALESAMASQSIVQLGLLMALPMIMEIGLERGFWTAISDFIIMQLQLCSVFFTFSLGTKSHYFGRTMLHGGAKYRATGRGFVVRHVKFAENYRMYSRSHFVKGLELMIMLIVYQIYGAVATDSIAYLLLTSSMWFLVGTWLFAPFVFNPSGFEWQKIVEDWDDWSKWMNSWGGIGVPANKSWESWWDEEQEHLKSTGFLGRFWEIVLSLRFFLFQYGIVYHLHVSNNDKSIIVYGLSWFVIVAILFILKLVSMGRKTFSGDFQLLFRLLKLLLFIGLVGTLIILFIFLNLTVGDIFCSILAFMPTGWALLQIAQALRPMAKALGLWSSVKALARGYEYVMGLLIFSPVAVLAWFPFVSEFQTRLLFNQAFSRGLQISRILTGGKKHN; from the exons ATGGGAGGGGGAGAGCAAGCGTCTGCCTCTGAAATGCCAGCGGTCGGGCTGGTACCCGGGCCGCCGGGGTTGATGCGACGAGCATCGACGAGGAATCCCACGACGGCGACTTTCTCAATGGAGGTGTTTGACAACGAGGTGGTGCCGGCGTCACTGGACAGCATTACGCCTGTCCTTCGAGTTGCCTCCAAGATTGAGGCAGAGCGCCCTCGCGTTGCTTATCTCT GCCGATTTTATGCATTTGAGAAGGCACATAGACTTGATCCTAGTTCAACCGGACGTGGAGTTCGCCAATTCAAAACTGCCCTCCTTCAACGCCTTGAACGG GACAACGGAACGAGTCTCTCCCGAAGGGTGAAGAAGAGCGATGCCCGAGAGATCCAGAGTTTCTATCAGCAATACTACGAGCAATATGTTCGTGCTCTCGATAGGGGCGAACAAGCCGACAG AGCTCAACTCGGGAAAGCTTATCAAACCGCTAATATCCTTTTTGAGGTTCTCTGTGCCGTTAACAAGAGCGAGAAAGTTGAAGAAGTTGCCCCAGAG ATCATTGCTGCTGCCAGAGATGTCCAAGAAAAAACCGAAATTTATGTACCCTACAACATCCTTCCCTTGGATGCTGCTGGTGCTTCACAATGCATCATGCAGCTCGAGGAG ATAAAAGCAGCCGTAGCAGCCCTGAAGAATACACGGGGTTTGAACTGGCCTTCTGTTGGTCAGCAAAAGGAGAAAACAGGAGAGTTGGATCTACTTGATTGGTTAAGAGTCACATTTGGGTTTCAG AGAGACAATGTAAGAAATCAAAGGGAACATTTGATCTTGCTCCTCGCCAACCTTCACATAAGGCTGTCTCCGAAGCCTGAACCTATTCATAAG CTAGATAATCGTGCAGTCGATGCAGTTATGAACAAAATATTCAAGAACTATAAATCATGGTGCAAATTCTTGGGAAAGAAACATAGTTTACG tctTGCACAAAGCCTACAACCACAAGAGATTCAACAGAGAAAGATCCTATATATGGGTCTGTTTCTTCTTATCTGGGGTGAAGCTGCCAATCTTCGATTTATGCCAGAGTGCTTATCTTATATATTCCACAAT ATGGCATATGAGCTACATGGTCTGTTGGGTGGCAATGTCAGTGTTGTGACAGGGGAGAATGTTAGATCTTCATATGGTGGAGACGATGAAGCATTCTTGAAGAAAGTAATCAGCCCAATTTATCGTGTGATTGAAAAG GAAGTTCAAAGAAGCAATAACGGAAAAGCCCCACATTCAGCTTGGTGTAACTATGATGACCTAAATGAGTACTTCTG GTCGGCTGATTGCTTTTCCTTGGGTTGGCCTATGAGAGATGATGGGGAGTTCTTCAAATCTATACGACAATCAAAGCCTACAGTTCAG GTTGGACGTTCATCCAAAAAATTGCCTAATAAAAGCACAGGGAAGGAAAATTTTGTTGAGACTAGAACATTTTGGAACATCTTTAGAAGTTTTTCTCGCATGTGGACTTTCTATGTAATAGCATTACAG GCAATGATAATCATGGCCTGGAGTGGTTATTCACCAGCACAGATTTTTCAGAAAGATATGTTATACTCATTATCTAGCATTTTCATAACAGCAGCACTTCTGCATCTGCTAAAAT gTATTCTTGATCTTATTCTTAATTTCCCTGGCTATCATAGACGAAAATTTACTGATATCTTGAGAAATGTCCTCAAGATATTAGTGAGTCTTGCATGGTCTATAGTTCTTCTTCTGTGTTATATTGATTCGTCACAGATAAATTTGCCTTTGGGTGGCATTTTGCAGTACCTTCATCAGATAAAAGGCATTCCGCCTTTATATACTATGGCTGTGGCATTATACGTGTTGCCTAATGTTTTAACAGGAATGCTATTTTTATTTCCTATGCTCCGTAGATGGATAGAGAATTCAGAATGGGGCATTGTCCGGATGCTCTTATGGTGGTCTCAG CCAAGGATTTATGTTGGGCGCGGTATGCATGAGAGTCAGTTGGTACTATTCAA GTACACATTGTTTTGGGTGTTGCTGTTATCTTCCAAGTTTGCATTTAGTTACTTCTTGCAG ATACAACCTCTTATAAAGCCCACAAAAGATATAATGAATGTTCATAATGTACATTTCGCCTGGCATGATTTTTTCCCCCAAG CTCCTGGTAATCTTGGTGCTATTATTGCGCTTTGGGTTCCTGTGATCTTG gtgtattttatggatactcaAATATGGTATGCAATTTTCTCCACTTTATATGGAGGTGTCTCTGGAGCATTTGGTCGACTTGGAGAG ATACGAACACTAGGCATGTTGAGATCACGGTTTCATTCTTTGCCTGGAGCTTTCAACACATGTCTTGTTCCATCTGAGAAAGTTCGTCACAAGGGATTCTCTCTATCGAGGCGCTTTGCTGAG GCCTCTCCAAGTAAGAGAACTGAAGCAGCAAAGTTTGCTCAGCTTTGGAATGAAGTGATATGCAGCTTCCGAGAGGAAGACCTTATAAGTGATAG gGAGATGGATCTTTTGCTAGTTCCTTACTCATCCGATCCTAGCTTGAAGGTGATACAATGGCCACCATTCCTACTATCTGGCAAG ATACCAGTAGCACTAGATACAGCTGCTCAATTTCAAGCAAAGGATTCTGATCTCTGGAAACGTATCTGTGTTGATGAGTACATGAAATGTGCTGTTATCGAATGCTATGAGTCCTTTAAGCTCATTCTTAATCTTCTTGTTGTCGGGGAGAATGAGAAAAG GATTATTGGTATCATTATTAAAGAGATTGAAGCTAACATTGAAAAAAATACCTTTCTAAGCAATTTTAGGATGAATGCCTTGCCAACACTATGTAAGAAGTTTGTGGAGCTTCTTGATATATTG AAAGAGGGTGATGCATCTAAACGTGATACAGTTGTATTATTGCTTCAAGACATGCTTGAAGTAGTCTCCCGTGATATGATGGTTAATGAGATACA tgAGTTAGTTGAACTTGGGCATGGTAATAAAGATTCAGTACCCCGAAGACAGCTCTTTGCTGGTACTGGTTCAAAACCTGCAATATTGTTTCCTCCTCTACTTAACCCACACTGGGAAGAACAG ATTAAACGACTTTACCTCCTATTGACAGTGAAGGAATATGCAATAGATGTTCCTACAAACCTTGAAGCTCGTAGAAGAATAGCATTTTTCACAAATTCTTTGTTTATGGATATGCCCCGTGCTCCTAGAGTCCGTAAAATGTTGTCATTCAG TGTGATGACTCCATACTACAGTGAGGAAATTGTATTTTCCAAAAGTGACCTTGATTTGGAAAATGAAGATGGCATCTCTATAATATTCTATTTGCAAAAGATCTATCCAG ATGAATGGAACAACTTTATGGAGAGGATCAATTGCAAACGAGAAAGTGAGGTTTGGTCCAATGAAGAAAATGTTTTACAGCTTCGTCATTGGGCCTCTCTTAGGGGGCAAACACTTTGTAGAACTG TGAGAGGTATGATGTACTATCGTAGAGCATTGAAGCTTCAGGCTTTTCTAGACATGGCCCAAGAAAGTG AGATATTAGAGGGATATAAAGCATTTACTGATCCAATGGAGGAAGAAAATAAGAGCCAAAGGTCATTATTTTCTCAACTTGATGCCATAGCAGACATGAAATTCACATATGTTGCTACATGCCAAATTTATGGCAACCAGAAAAGGTCTGGAGATCGTCGTGCAACAGACATTTTGAACCTGATGGTTAa CTACCCTTCCCTTCGTGTTGCATATATCGATGAAGTTGAAGAAAGATATAGTGACAAGGTTCAGAAGGTCTACTACTCTGTGCTCGTAAAAGCAGTGGACAACCGTGATCAA GAAATATATCGAATAAAACTACCAGGGGCGGCAAAGATAGGCGAAGGGAAACCCGAGAATCAAAACCATGCCATAATCTTCACTCGTGGTGAAGCTCTTCAGGCTATCGATATGAATCAG GATAATTATCTAGAAGAGGCATTTAAAATGCGTAATCTTCTGGAAGAATTCAATGAAGACCATGGACTGCGTCAGCCTACCATCCTTGGTGTACGTGAGCATATTTTCACAGGAAG TGTATCCTCTTTGGCATGGTTTATGTCAAATCAAGAAACCAGTTTTGTAACAATAGGGCAAAGGGTCCTTGCGAACCCATTAAA AGTTCGGTTTCACTATGGTCACCCAGATGTGTTTGATAGAATCTTTCACATAACTAGAGGTGGCATTAGCAAGGCATCTCGTGGGATCAACTTAAGTGAAGATATATTTGCTG GCTTCAACTCCACCTTACGACGTGGAAATATCACCCATCATGAGTATATCCAGGTTGGAAAAGGTCGTGATGTTGGACTAAACCAAATATCTCTATTTGAAGCAAAGGTTGCTTGTGGCAATGGAGAACAAATACTCAGCAGAGATATCTATCGCCTGGGGCATCGCTTTGACTTCTTCAGGATGCTATCATGTTATTTTACTACTGTTGGATTCTACATCAGCTCGATG ATGGTTGTGATCATAGTTTATGCTTTCTTGTACGGAAGACTTTACTTGTCGCTTAGTGGGCTGGAGGATGCTATTATGAAGCAGGCAAGGAAGATAGGCAACACTGCTCTAGAGTCGGCCATGGCATCTCAGTCAATCGTTCAATTAGGTTTGCTAATGGCTTTACCAATGATCATGGAGATTGGACTTGAAAGAGGATTCTGGACCGCCATTAGCGACTTCATCATAATGCAACTTCAGCTTTGTTCTGTGTTCTTCACATTCTCCCTGGGAACAAAATCACACTATTTTGGAAGAACAATGTTGCATGGTGGGGCTAAATACAGAGCCACTGGACGTGGATTTGTGGTCCGACATGTAAAGTTTGCTGAGAATTACAGGATGTATTCCCGGAGCCACTTTGTTAAAGGGTTGGAGTTGATGATAATGCTTATAGTTTATCAGATCTACGGTGCAGTGGCAACTGATTCGATCGCATACTTACTTCTGACTTCATCAATGTGGTTCCTTGTTGGCACATGGCTGTTTGCACCATTCGTTTTCAACCCTTCAGGTTTCGAATGGCAAAAGATAGTGGAGGACTGGGATGACTGGAGCAAATGGATGAACAGTTGGGGAGGAATCGGTGTTCCAGCAAACAAGAGTTGGGAATCCTGGTGGGATGAAGAACAGGAGCACCTGAAGTCAACTGGGTTCTTAGGAAGATTCTGGGAAATTGTCCTCTCTCTTCGCTTCTTTCTTTTCCAGTACGGGATTGTTTATCACCTCCATGTTTCCAATAACGACAAAAGCATCATC GTGTACGGACTGTCGTGGTTTGTGATAGTAGCGATACTTTTTATACTGAAG CTGGTGTCAATGGGGAGGAAGACATTTAGTGGGGACTTCCAGCTCCTGTTCCGGCTGCTGAAGCTGCTCCTGTTCATCGGATTGGTTGGAACTCTGATcattctcttcatcttcctcaatTTGACTGTCGGAGACATCTTCTGCAGCATCCTCGCTTTCATGCCTACCGGTTGGGCTCTGCTTCAG ATTGCACAGGCACTGAGACCAATGGCGAAGGCTCTGGGTCTGTGGAGCTCGGTCAAGGCCTTGGCCAGGGGGTACGAGTACGTGATGGGCCTGCTGATCTTTTCGCCGGTTGCTGTCTTGGCGTGGTTCCCGTTCGTCTCCGAGTTCCAGACAAGGCTGCTCTTCAACCAGGCCTTCAGCCGAGGACTGCAAATTTCACGTATTCTGACCGGAGGAAAGAAGCACAACTGA